One segment of Marinobacter sediminum DNA contains the following:
- a CDS encoding flagellar hook protein FlgE yields the protein MAFNTGLSGLRAASVDLDVTGNNIANASTVGFKGSKAQFGDLYASGFLGAGSSPVGDGVRVQDVKQSFGQGNISFTDSGLDMAISGDGFFVLNNGGEIRYSRAGQFGIDKEGYVVNNQNMRVQGFTADDNGNLSGIRGDLQIATDNLAPRRTTSLLSDLNLDSRETVLETRVRDIGPLAFADIQGEQFDVQYNDGTADYSVDLTAATTAREAAAAINDAQGMSASATTTATFDGATPLDNSFITNAGPTNFSFSLSVNGSPLTIDTSNISSLQDLVDSINNSSETAISASAVDDGSGSNDVLRVIHNQGETLEYSFGDGTTTAGPTTVLGEVNATADRSVASVTAVTADNDFETAFLASPIRITNEFNPLDQRTYNHATSTSIYDSLGNSHELTQFFVKEPAPGNGIGVSEWSIYVQIDGEMVAGTDTTPYTARFNQDGDLQSINGDPAGDIVVSDWIPKDEDGQPNGADGPPATGTPVVTPIPEPPTSSAFVIGLSDTTQYGAAFGVNNQRQNGYTTGRLSGLDVSDQGVLFARYTNGQSQSLGQVALASFNNTNGLSPVGDTSWVETFESGQPIVGAPDTGTLGSIKASSVEESNVDLSAELVNLIIAQRNYQANAKTIETSDAVTQTIINLR from the coding sequence ATGGCGTTTAATACAGGGCTCAGTGGCCTCCGGGCAGCATCGGTGGATCTCGATGTCACCGGCAACAATATCGCCAATGCCAGTACCGTTGGCTTCAAAGGCAGCAAAGCTCAATTCGGGGATTTGTATGCCAGCGGTTTTCTGGGTGCGGGTTCAAGTCCTGTCGGTGATGGTGTTCGGGTTCAGGACGTCAAGCAGTCCTTCGGCCAGGGCAATATCAGTTTTACCGACAGCGGTCTTGATATGGCAATCAGTGGCGACGGTTTCTTTGTCCTCAACAATGGGGGTGAGATTCGCTATTCCCGGGCCGGGCAGTTCGGTATCGACAAGGAAGGCTACGTCGTAAACAACCAGAATATGCGAGTACAGGGCTTCACTGCTGATGACAATGGCAATTTGTCCGGTATTCGAGGTGACTTGCAGATTGCCACGGACAACCTCGCGCCACGCCGCACGACCAGTTTGTTGTCTGACCTCAATCTTGATTCCCGTGAGACTGTGCTGGAAACGAGGGTGCGGGATATCGGGCCACTGGCATTTGCCGACATACAGGGTGAACAATTTGATGTTCAGTATAATGATGGCACGGCAGATTACAGCGTTGATCTGACGGCAGCGACAACTGCTCGAGAAGCCGCAGCCGCAATTAACGATGCCCAGGGAATGAGTGCGTCCGCCACAACGACCGCTACCTTTGACGGCGCGACCCCGCTTGATAATTCCTTTATCACTAATGCCGGTCCCACGAACTTCTCATTCAGCCTTAGTGTAAATGGCTCTCCGTTGACGATTGATACAAGTAACATTTCGTCGTTACAGGATCTTGTTGACTCAATTAATAACTCCAGCGAAACCGCAATTTCCGCATCGGCCGTCGATGATGGTTCCGGAAGCAATGACGTTCTCAGGGTTATCCATAACCAGGGCGAGACGCTGGAATACAGTTTTGGTGATGGCACAACCACTGCCGGACCAACCACCGTCCTTGGGGAAGTGAATGCCACTGCCGACAGATCTGTTGCCAGTGTGACCGCAGTGACGGCTGATAACGATTTTGAAACGGCTTTTCTTGCCTCGCCGATCCGGATTACCAATGAGTTTAATCCGCTGGACCAGCGTACTTACAACCATGCAACGTCGACATCTATCTATGACAGTCTGGGTAACTCCCACGAGCTGACTCAGTTCTTCGTAAAGGAGCCGGCGCCCGGTAATGGTATTGGTGTCAGCGAATGGTCTATCTATGTCCAGATAGATGGTGAAATGGTTGCTGGTACTGATACAACGCCCTATACCGCGCGTTTTAATCAGGATGGCGATTTGCAGTCCATAAATGGGGACCCGGCAGGCGACATTGTTGTGTCGGACTGGATTCCGAAAGACGAGGATGGACAACCAAACGGTGCTGATGGTCCACCGGCCACTGGCACTCCAGTAGTAACGCCGATTCCGGAGCCGCCAACTTCGTCCGCTTTTGTGATCGGACTGAGTGATACCACTCAATATGGCGCTGCGTTCGGTGTGAATAATCAGCGGCAGAATGGCTACACTACAGGCCGCTTATCCGGGCTGGATGTTTCGGATCAGGGGGTTCTCTTTGCTCGCTATACCAACGGGCAATCGCAGTCGCTGGGTCAGGTTGCGTTGGCGTCGTTTAATAATACCAACGGTCTTTCTCCGGTGGGTGACACATCGTGGGTTGAGACTTTTGAGTCTGGTCAGCCGATTGTCGGTGCTCCGGATACCGGAACCCTGGGTTCCATCAAGGCCAGCTCCGTAGAAGAGTCCAACGTAGATCTGTCTGCGGAACTGGTAAACCTGATCATTGCCCAGCGGAATTATCAGGCCAATGCCAAGACTATTGAAACCTCCGATGCGGTCACCCAGACCATCATCAACCTCCGCTAA